The genomic interval AACTATGTGTTTACCAGCAAGATAAAATAATTTTTTTCTGTTAATATGAGTAGCAAGTAATGTTCCATTACCAGGAAATGATATTCCTAACACTTCAGTTAAACAATTCATAGAATTTGCTGTAAACATACCAGAACAAGATCCACAAGTAGGGCATGCATTTTTTTCTATCAATTTAGAAAAATCGTTTTTTTTATTTTTTGAACCATATACAATAGCATCAACTAAATCTATTTTTTTTGTACTCCCATTAATTTTTACTCTTCCAGATTCCATTGGACCTCCAGAAACAAAAATAGTTGGAATATTTAATCTTAAAGCTGCTATTAACATTCCAGGAGTAATTTTATCACAATTAGAAATACATACCATTGCATCAACACAATGTGCATTTATAACGTATTCTATTGAATCTGCAATGATTTCTCTAGAAGGTAAAGAATATAACATACCTGCATGACCCATAGCTATTCCATCATCTATAGCAATAGTATTAAATTCTTTTGGAACTCCTCCATTTAAAACAATTTCTTTAGCAACTAAGTTTCCTAAATTTTTCAAATGAATGTGTCCTGGAACAAATTCAGTAAAAGAATTTACTATTGCTATAATTGGTTTTTTTAAATCATTATCATTCATTCCAGTAGCCCTCCATAGAGCTCTAGAACCAGATGAATTTTTTCCTTGAGTAGTGATATAAGACCTGTATAACATAATTTTAAAAACTCCAAATATACAATATTTTTATAAATTAAAAATATTTAAGAAAAAAATCATTTATATGTTTTATAAAACTTAAAAAAACATTTTGATTGTCATAAAAAGATTTATTAAAAAAATAGGATATAAAACAAAACAAACTTTTGCAGGGGAGGAGGGATTTGAACCCCCAACATCCGGTTTTGGAGACCGACACTCTACCAATTTGAGTTACACCCCTAAAAAATATTTTAGCAATTTTACAAGATAAAAATATTATTTTCTTTAAAAACACAAAATTTTTTCTTAATAAAAAAACTACATGATAATATAATACTATTAAAAAAAAATATAGTCTATATATTTTATTTAGTAAAATATATAACATTTTATAAAACAATATAGACAAATTATAAAAATATATAAAAAATGAAAAAAATAAAAACACCAATTTATCTAGATTATGCAGCTACTACTCCAGTAGATAAAAACGTTGTGAAAGTTATGTTAAAATATTTAACAAAAAATGGAAACTTTGGTAATGCTGCGTCAAGATCACATAAATTTGGATGGGTAGCAGAAGAAGCTGTAGACATAGCTAGAGAACAAATATCAGATTTAATAAAATCTGATCCAAAAGAAATAATATTTACTTCTGGAGCTACTGAATCAATAAATTTAGCAATAAAAGGAATAATGAAATTTTACAAAAATAAAGGAAATCATATAATAACTAGCGCAACAGAACATAAAGCAGTTCTAGACACATGTAGATATTTAGAAAATGAAAAATGTAAAGTAACATATTTAATTCCAAAAAAAAATGGAATAATAAACATAAAAGATATAATAAAAAATATAAAAAAAAATACTATATTAATTTCAATTATGCATGTAAACAATGAAACTGGAATAATACAAAACATAGATAAAATTAGTAAAATATGTAATAAAAAAAATATTTTTTTTCATGTAGATGCAACACAAAGTGTAGGAAAAATAAAAATAAATTTAAAAAAAACAAAAATAGATCTAATGTCTTTTTCATCTCACAAAATATATGGTCCTAAAGGAATAGGAGCTCTATTCATAAGAAAAAAACCTAGAATAAGAATATCTCCTCAAATACATGGAGGAGGTCATGAAAGAGGAATGAGATCAGGAACACTTCCAGTACATCAAATTGTAGGCATGGGAGAAGCATTCAAAATAGCAAAAAAAAATATTAATAAAGAAAATTTAATGCTAAACAAATTGAGAAATCTTTTGTGGAATAAAATAAAAAACATAGAAGAAATATATTTAAATAGTGAT from Buchnera aphidicola (Astegopteryx bambusae) carries:
- a CDS encoding IscS subfamily cysteine desulfurase; the encoded protein is MKTPIYLDYAATTPVDKNVVKVMLKYLTKNGNFGNAASRSHKFGWVAEEAVDIAREQISDLIKSDPKEIIFTSGATESINLAIKGIMKFYKNKGNHIITSATEHKAVLDTCRYLENEKCKVTYLIPKKNGIINIKDIIKNIKKNTILISIMHVNNETGIIQNIDKISKICNKKNIFFHVDATQSVGKIKINLKKTKIDLMSFSSHKIYGPKGIGALFIRKKPRIRISPQIHGGGHERGMRSGTLPVHQIVGMGEAFKIAKKNINKENLMLNKLRNLLWNKIKNIEEIYLNSDLKNTSPHILNVSFNYIEGESIIMALKDLAISSGSACTSSSLEPSYVLKAMGIKTELAHSSIRFSFGRFTKKKEIKYAIKIIHESVKKLRQLSPLWEMFKKGIDVEKINWKK